The window tgtaacaaaatataaaacatttaaagtattttaaatagccacttaagagctaaaatgtgttGTCCATGTATGTGGCAACTAAGCCCGCCTAGGAGGTTAATACCTCAAATGAAGTAacatttatgaagaaaaaaacaaaaacaaaacaaacaaaaacaaattgcttCTAGAATCTTTTTCTTGACCCTGAATTAAGTTATGGGGtgtttgaatattttaatatacttAATATTATGGCATGATGTAAATGTTTTGCATGTACACAGATTACAAGTTACTATCAGAAGTAAAAATCTCATTTAATATGATCTCAACCACCGTTTTCACCATGTGGAATAAAGAGGTGTATGTGGCTTAACATTTTTCACTTTAGAGCACCTTCAGATAATAAAGGGTTTTACCTTTTTGCTAGCgaaattaaaaatgagctgaTTTTCACCATAAATCTGATTTACTGGTGTCTTGGCTCAGCGATATCCAGATTCTGTCACTTCCTCTAATGTTAAAGAGATAACCAAAATAGCTGCTCTATCTCCTGCTCATTAGACCTAGAACAAGCTGATGGTCGGCTAAATTTATGCTGCGTTTTGGCAAATCTTCTTGACTTGGCTTGATCTTACTGGAACAAGGAAAGAGGAGGAACCAGAGAGGAatgtaaaacacacaaataaaacacaaagtacTTCATCCTACGATTTTGGCCAAGCGTTCTCATGGTCCACAGCTTCATCTCCACTAAAACCACGGTAAACCATATTTCTTCTTTTCAAGTGGATTTCAATACAGAAAGTTTTAGTAAATGGTCAATTAGTTGGCATGTTAATATCTTTCTATACTAATCAATGTACTAAGCATAATGAtcttacaacaaaaacaaaactcagtttaaatgtaaaaaataaataaataataataataattcaatgagtCCACATGCTAGAAACATCCAGTATTTAATAAACCTGAGACAAAATGACCCAGTTTTACATCACAATGCTCACAGACGTCTTTAGTTTGACCCCGTTCTCACTTTTAACTAAAAACATTCATTGATAAAAGACAAACTGAACTGCATGATCTAGAAAAACTCAATCAAATATGGGATTTTACGGACTTTTCTCTCACAAATCAAAGCAATGTGTGGAGAAAACATcctataattaaaaaattaaatgcatatttttttaaacaaatgacaaCAGTCAAATGGAACTGTTTGAGAGGGGGATAATGTCCATATAATGTCCAAAAACACCATAAAAATGTCTTATATACAAAAAGTTCATGGAAAGAGTCCTGTTGGTTTATTCGTCTTCttttacctttttcttttttttcttctttttttctgtcgtCTGTGAAAGAAAGGGGAATTTAGAgcttcaaaatataaatatgatataatataattgtatttGTAGCACGGTTCTTACCTCTTCTACCACAGTCTCTTCTGGCTCCTCTTTCAGCTCCACCTCAGCCGctcgtttctttttcttttttgacggCTATAAAGCAAAAAGCAACTTGTTAAAATTCCACAAAACATACTTAAAGGATGTTAACCAAAGATTAAAAGTTCACTCTCTGCCAAGTTTAGGGTTTCATTAACACAAAAAGTACTTTAAAGAATGGTGTAACCACTGAAGtccataaaataaacataaaaaaactcaggataaaaaaaaaaaaaaaaaaaacccttggGTTTCTaacaagggtgaataaatgacacTTCTCAGTTTTAGGTTAACTAACACtttaacacaaacacaaacaataaaatTGGAATAAAATCTGATCTAAAGACTAAAGCATGACCTTTAAAGCATGACCATGCAGGGTGTTACCAAGTCAAATtaaagactttaagaccttttcAAGGCTGTTATGATGAAATTTAACACTTAAAGgactaaaaaaaaattctaattgcaCAATTGAGCAAACGGAAGTTTTACTTCATCAAAAATTTTATAATTTCTTAGCCACATCATAAAGTGTTAAAACTAGTAAACTCTAGTTATATACATGCccttattttaacaaatttttttttactataatttatCAAATTTATGCAGAACAACGTCAAAGACaaggagaacttttaaacaaatattatcgTTCGAAAGAATTGCATCTTATTGGCAAAATAGGGTTAAAACGTAACTTGTTAATGTTTTATTGAGAAAAACTGATTGGATGAGTCAGTAGCTTTACATTGACAGAGGAATATTAAGACccaaatgatttaagacctacgacacaatttaagatttttaaggcctaaaattttgtttttgaaacttaAGACATTAAGACTACAAGACCATGTGGACACCACATGAACTAGACTCGAGCGAATGATCCCACATCTGGATAATAATGAGTCAGATGAATTTATGACTGACCTCCTCTCTGACCTCTTCTACCAGGCTGACAGcagtctcctcctcctcctgcttgGGTTCCTCCTCAGccctcttctttttcttcttcttctttggagTCTCTGTTTCAGCCTCTCCTGTGATAAAAATTCATTTAATCTTTATCTGAATGTAACGCGTGTCAGTATCTGCGGTGTTATGTCGTATGGATGTTCACCTTCCGCGGGGGCTTCCCTCTTCACTTTCTTGGCTTTAGCCTCTATGGGCTGGTCTTCCTCTTCGGCCTCCTCGACCTCTTCAATCTTCCTCTTCTTCGAGACGGTGGGGAGTGTTGAGTCACCAGAAGGGTCATATACCTTTACATCACTGATAGGAAGTGAAAAGATCATGTTCTGCATTAAAAACAGTAATTTATTGCTGTGATGGCAAAGCAGAATTTAAGCCATATTATTGCGATTTGTTGATTTTGTGCTCAAGAAACAAGGCGCTTTTGTGGAAACCTTAAAgaattagttcacccaaatatgagaATTAGCCCCATCATTTACTCAAGCCATCCTCACTGCATATGACTTTTTTCAGTCAGATGAAcacaaagtagtttttaattataTCTTTGATATAATAGTGTTTaatagtggcttttattttgaagcttccaaaagTGCTTAAATCTATTATCAAACCACCCCATACATCACCAGGGGCTTAATGCATGTCTTATGAAGCAAAtctgtgtatttgtaaaaatgttcTACTTTTTCTTATCACGGATTTTGAAAGCTTAAAAATAACAGCCACTACCAAACACCATCATACAGCACGAAAGAGAAAGGATACAATTCAAAACTACTGTTTGTCTGAGAAAAGAAAAATCATATACAGCAAAGATGTCTTTCAAGGGAGTAAATTAaggggtaattttcatttttggatgaactgtgtttaatattttttttttcaggattctaATGTGAACAAACTGTAAGCAGCAAATAAATGAAATGCCACTTTAAATTTACCATCAGTTCTCTGGACTGGCCAATAGCAGATACGTGTTGAtaatttttaacttaaattattttataaagtactaataaagtgttttcaaaatttccaataacattttcattaacaGCATTTACAGGAAAAGACAAGGTCAATGTTTTTAGacctttaatattaattatatgcaTCTATACAGATATTTCCCCCTAACTTTCTCACAAatctaaaatgtcttatttttaaaCAAGAATAATATATAAGCACTTTAAAAAAAGTAGAGAAGACAAATTAACAATTTACTAAAAACACAACTATTAAATGGCTATTATGCCTCATTTCCCCTGAGTGGTGGTTTAGATTGGTACTGGTCAACTTTAACATGCTTTTCTCTTAACTGTCAAATGGTACCcttttatgcctagttcagactgcgtgattttagccccgattttggctcggcgacaggttttgagaaatcgccgacaaatgcctgaaatcacaggcaaatcgctgctcgtgcacgtgagtgacaatcacacagtatgaactatcaaagacgcgatctgagagattcgccgatgagtcgccgatgcctgcgagatattcggcgtgctaaatatctggagctgtcggcgattcaaatcatgccgtgtgaatcgagttttgactgaaaataacattggcgatcgcctgcagccaatgagatagcggcattcacttgtgtgtgtacctgctgcaggctagcgggaggctgggggaaaaggtaaaagcgctctttttcggtttttTTGGACcaacgaaatggaggaaaaactagtggaggtttgacaggactcaggaccaaccgtgtctgtttgacgtttcatacagaaagaaattagtttattatcaacgttgaggagaaatggctaattccctttaaacccaggtgagcaaacatgtacatgctctaccccattaaaggcttctttctcattatatagttaataacaaaagatatactacatgtttttggctgtgagacgtagtttggacaaagttgtcggcgattctccctatagtaaagtcatgcaatgtgaatgtccatgtcgccaatccatcttgcagtgtaaacaaagcagcgacaaaacgcaagcccagatagtcatgcagtgtgaaaacatctgtgacatgactactttgaaaatcatgcagtctgaactcggcattagttggCGTGGTGTACAACAAAGTTGCAGTCTACTTCATTCTTGCTTGAGGAAATCCACATATCATATagaaaacagatgctttatacacaaatagCCTTACTTGTGGCTtgctattatatgtatatattattatagtgtaatgtctcggctgtgtatttaaaaatggagcAGCGCATCTAGCGCCAccctttggtacccttttgttgtgctaggtaccctttgaaaaactttttggtaccttttgacagtggacaCGGACATAAGTGTACACGGGCAATTAAAGCAATCATAAAATTTTTTCCAGACCcttgcacatacacacacttcaaTATGAAGTACAGTCAGTCACAAAGAAACACTCACCTCTTGTGTTGATATTTATCAGCCTTTGCCAGGGCTTTGCCTGAACCACTGATGCGCCTGATCTAGAATAAAAAGACAAAACTACATCAGGGATTTACCATGACCATAAACTCATTCACTTAAACTGAACATCCTGCTTCAAGAATGAAGTGCTGTATGGAAAACCAAGCTCAGAAGAGGTAGTGACAAAAAACCCACATGTTATTTTCAGGACTGTGACATCCAAGTCATCTTCATCACCGCTTGTGACACGGTTAAAACAGAAATATTAGCACTAACCCCTTTCTCCTCCAGGAAGCGTAGTCTGGCCTCCAGCTTGGCTCTGTTTTCCACTCCCATCTCTGCATTGGTGTCTTCACCCAGCGCATCGTAACGGATGGCGAGCGCCGTTTTGGCCGCCAGCATTCTGGAGATTTTACCCTTGTTCTTGGCTGTGGTCTGTCCCACCAGAGAGGCGTGATAGATGAGACCATATTTCGGCGTATCCCGACGAGTTTTCAGAGCACGGAACAGTGCTTTCTCTGCCCCGAGGATCTGCACAGTGGACGCAGGGTGTTTGGCCAAGTTCAACAGAGATCCTGACAAAAACAAGACAAGTTTATAATTCAAGACGACACACAAGTCAAAGAAAATGCTGAATTATATACTGGGTGGAGGTTCAATTACAAGTACAATAAAGTGCCCCTATTTTGCCATTTTAAAGGGGACCATGTTTGTTTTGGAGCTcttctatgtttatatatatatatatatatatatatatatatatatatatatatatatatatatatatatatatatatatatatacacatatacatacacacacacatatatacatttttttaaaagcaacacaTATTATGAGAAAACGAAAGCAATATCATCTCTTCTCACAAGTATGAAATGGAAAGTTCCAGGATTTGGTTTCTAAACGCTGCTCTAATTGGACAGATGAACCTATCTGtcggggtttaaccctggcatcctggccaaatttgcccactggcctctgtccatcatggtttCCTATCCATCCccgtatcataattggcttcatcacttttCCTCgccaccaatcagctagtgtgtgggGCGCAGtctagtgcaatatggctgtcgtcgcgtcatccaggtgctggatgagattccccccattgtgtaaatgatgtaaagatttattattattattgcttgcaGCAGATGTTGAAAACCAAACATTACCATATCCAAATTTCAGCTTGAATCTACTTGAGAGCGTGTAAATTTTCATTTCttggtgaactgttcctttaacagCATGAACCAATTGTTTGACCCCCAGCTACTTAAATGAGTTTCATATACACATACAACCTCACATACAACTAAGGAACTCAATAAGTTTTAGGCAGATTTGTTACAAACCTACAATTGCTTGCTCAGGAAGACTGGACATATTGAGGAGTTTAGAATAACTTGTAGATTTAGTTAACAGTAACTCCATTTATCTTCAATTGGATCTCTGAAACTCTAAATGAAAACCAATTACCCCCCAAAAAAGCATATTGTACCAATCACAATCCAGTCATGAAAAACAGAATGTATCAAATGTTACACCTAATTTTCTTCAGCTATCCAGAGCTCACCTGCATGAGAAATGAGACGGGCTCCCACCAATTCTCCCACCATGACTGTGAGATTTGGTGCAATCGCCATCATGCGATTCTTCAGATAATCATACAGCTGTGTGCGGTACTCTGATATTTCAATAACCTGGAAGTAGAGAGGAAAAATATGAATCAACTACAGATTAACTATTGATAAAAACAGTTAATCCTGCAAACCAATATAAACTCAAGATGCTTCAGCCAAACTGTTGTTTAACACACCTGGTCACACAGGTGCATGATGTTAGCAATGTCCTCCTCAGACACCTCTGTGCCCATCGAGATCTCTGCAGCCAGCTTCACCTCCGCCTCAATCTCCTCTGGCAGAAACTCAGACAGCTCTGTCGTCGCCACATTTGTCCGATCACCTAAacaatgaatgaaaaaaagacaacattttATCATTGAAAACCTTAGCTTTAGCTGTCAATTCATTATTCAGATAGCAGAATATGAGGATATTAATTGAATCTAAAGATTGCAGCCACTCTACAAAAAGTCTCTTCCAAAACTGATGCTTTATAAATACTCTTATACTTATAAACAATGAATCACAATAAAATTAGCTTTTAGATTGAAGTCTTCAAAAGAAATGCGATGGCTATTTATGATGTATAGAAATAATTTAGTCTttaacacacatataaacaccaGGGGACAATGTTTACACCATTCAAATTTGATGAGAAGTTCTGGTAAGTTTGCTCACACAACAAACCGGTATGGCTAAGCTTCTGTTTGTTTTAATGTGAATGTAAGCCAGAAATACAGTTTAATCATATAAAGCATGTGTGTTATGCCAGAAAACATTTAGTTAAAACTCATCCTAGGATAATTTAGATTTCTGATCTCCTAAAGTTTTGAAACGTCAGGATAAAACATACAATTCAGGGACATAAATCTTTCAGCTTTAATTTACCTTTAAGATGAGTTTGGACTTGCATAAAATGagcaaacttaatttttttaaaatctaatttgattttaattctctaacttgtatatttatatttaatttgtattatcgGTGTGACTCACACACCTTTCACATGCACAACACACTTTGTAAGGAAAACCGAAATATGGATGCTTTTGCTGGAAGAACTAACCAATCTTGCGGACAGTCTTGCAGTATGCCAGGTTATCTGTGATGATCTTGCCAATCTCTGGAAAGTGCCAGCCGTACCATTCCCTGCAGCGCATGATGTAGTTATTGAGCTCCTTATCCAGATCATCCAGCAGAGCTGCAGGTGAAAAAGTGAAGTGtacatttcattaaaaaactTCATCTATAAAAAAGGCCAACTTATACTAATTAATAGTATGTAAATAAAGATGTTTCTTACAGATTGCTTGAACAATCATGGTGTCCACCTTATCTGGGCTAAACTTCAGCTTGTAACGTGAAAGACTAGAAGATGCAATGAAAACCAGTCAATTGCTGAACAAACCTTGCATatgtaaagaaaaatgaatatcTGCTCAGAGTCTCAGTGGTAGTGACGAAGGCTGAAGAATATCGTCAGAAAAGTCAGTCAGCACAAAATAATCATCGACATGAGCATAGAGTGCATTCGATCAAGTGTAAACTATAAACTAACCTGTGAGCTAAACCCAAAGACATGGCAGCAATCTCTCTGGCAGGAAGACCTGTGATGAGCCCCTCCATCTGGTTTCTGATGCCCCTCATGAGCTCAGCGACGGCAGGACTGTGCACGCAGCTCAGGTTTAGCTTTTCCTGCAGGGGGCGACAGAGAGTCTCAGTGGACACAGAAAAGGTTGTCCTAAAGCAATGTGGTATAAGCAAAGCTAGTGCTTTACAGCCACCTATAAATATCAGGTAAAAGGATaatttgactatttttaatttcaaacaGTTCCCTTTTACAACATTACTGATGTAATGTAATTAACTTATAATCAGCTTACTAATCTTATTGATTTAGTTCTTCAGGCGCAAAACGAGATGAAGGCACCATGAGGATCAGCAGACGATCACTAAAATaccattgaaaatactgtcaAAATATATACtcctattttaaagacatggcacagaATAACTGAAATAACGCAGTCCTGCTTGTTCAGTCTtagacccacttcatattgtgTCTTAGTCAGGCATGGAACATCAGagttttgggggaaaaaaacaaaacaaaaataaaacccaaATCTTTAATGTGGCTATTTTGTAGTGGCAGAACAAAAGTTCATCAGAAGGGATTGAGCTGGTTTACTGAAAATACCATGTGCATATCCCATTACAGTGCACAAGAGTGGTAATATTGAAACTGAACCAGTGTCCGTTCTACTGCTTAACCCTCCCAATGcattccaaaaatctatttacttagatcatttttaaaaattagcacAAAATAGTCCAAATGTATGACATGTTTTAAGTGATTTGTAGGTAAAGATATTCTGAAACATATGCTGtgtgttcaaactactcatttaaaatgaactgaaacaacgaTTCTTAGGGCAAACCTTACTGTTTtcttcaatccacctaaatttgtaaagactattcatttcattttgtcccaacacaaactaaTTGTGGAAGCCAGCATATTTACGGTGCATTCAAACTGAATATATTTACTCACATAAATGTTAACAGGCAGTTGAAAAAGTAATTAACAGCCTGAATATGGTGATATTAGGTGGTGTAAAACAAACTAAAAGGATCTAAAGTAAtaggataaaaaaaattaactttaataaatGACTCCTTGAGAAATAAACAAGCTCAGATGAGGTAGTGACAAAAAAGCCTCATGATTTTTCAGCAAAATGACGCATGGTCATCATCATCACAGCTTGTTGTTTCTCACAGTCCAAATATCTGCAGTATCATTTCAGCACATTAAAACCTGAAATCCTGCAGCTTACCTTAATGACTCCTCCCAGTTTAGCGTCAGTGATGGCCAGCTGCTCGTGAGCCTCTTTGGCCACAACCTTCTTCAGAACTTTCTTCAGACTTTTCCCCAGTTTGCCCTCCACCATGGCTGTGGCCGCTGAAGATGCACAAGGATTTTGAAAGTGAATACTCTTATATCTGTTTTGTCTTGCACTATATACATTAAGAGTAAGATAATTGTGGTCTCAGTGGTAGTGACGAATAACTGTTTGGTGACCTCATGGTTGAATTGGGTGAACAGAAACATCATAGAcgcacagataaaaaaaatacaaataaaaaaaaactttaagagtCTGCTCTACAATAAGGCTTATCATTATGGAAATGTTACCTGCGAGAGCTTCTGTCGTGTCCTGGAACTTCTCAAAATGCTTCAGTTTTACCctgaaaatcaaacaaacatacaaatagtGAGATTAACAAACTGTTTGTGATTGCAGAATGACGGCAaacatttgaaactacatatttGCCTGAAATGTTAAAGAATTTACACAACCTAAATGAAAATTATGACTGAAATGAACTTGTGAATTTGTAACAATGGCTAATCTGAAAACTCCCTATATTGATGTTATATGAATTACTTTTAATATACATTACTTAGAAAAGTCAAGCCTAAAATTAAGTTTACTTGCATCAACTTCTAAAGAGatataaaaaagtaacattttacaTGCTGCAATGTTCACTAATAGTTGtacattagggatgcaacgattccctattgaaaaaaaagtattgtcCTATTGTTCTCCCACGTTTTGGTGCGCCCTGTGATTCACGGCTCAGAAGATGCATTTTTTAATATTAGTTTGTTAGTAGAAACAACTGCAACAAGGCAGTTTCCCCCCCTTTGTATGCTTTTGATTATCTTTCACGCTTACTCTAACGTTGATATTCTCGTCGAAGACCTAACATTCACATCTCGTTTCGGTGTGTGTGGAGTTTCTGTGGGTTTCAGCATGGCAAGTGAAGATACAGCACAAAGATGCAGGTAAGGCCAAATCACAGAGCATTGCTGTCAGTGTCAACAGACACAAAAACATAAATGccatttttttgctgttgttgcagCGATAGCCTAGATCAGTTGTCACCAACAGGTGGATCAAGGTCCGTGTCAGGACCCAGAAGCGTCCCATAAGGGCTCGGACAGTTACTTCAGTCCCGCTCTTTCTGAGTGTTCTTCCGCACCAATCAACCCCGCTATTCACTCTTTTTACCCGCTGTCTGCTAAGTTTTCTTCTCGACTGACTGTTCCCCCTGAATTAGGAGAGAAGAGCCCAACACTCTCTCTGCTTTAGTTTCATTCACTACGATGGTGCTAGTAAGTGTAAAGGAGCCCTCTGGAATCATAATAAATTCATtaagaaatcataaataaaaatgtgttgttgtcttagaaatgcAAGCATCATGTAAACAGAAGTAATCAATACTTTAAAAGTGCCCAATTACGAATATGTGTTGACAATTATTAGCATAATTGGTTGAGACTGTTGAGTGGAGATGTAAAATAGAAAAATTAAAGCTTTCTCTATTTTCTTAGCAGTTTATTTGAACATACAATTTTCAAAATgccctacttttatttaatgcaagAACATGCAAATCTAAGGTCATGTGTGTAAAGCTATTGCATTGTCAGGTGTTTGTTCatcaataaatatgtttattgttcTTTGAATTGTTCTGTAGTCATTTTTTTCTAAGCATAGCACAAACCATACCATACAGAAACCGTGATTATATTGATTTGTTGCACCCCTAGTGTACAATGTACAACTTGTCAATGGGGAGCATGTAAAAATAATTCACAGAAGTTGACACTTATACAATCTTCATAGAGATTAAAGCATTGTTGACACCAAATGAAACGCCATACATTGTCCAAAATTACCTGAAAATAAAACATGACTATATCgataaagtaatatatataaaaaaataataatttaatattatatgtgTCAAAGGTCTTAAAGCATGTTTGGTTccttatttataaactatattaTCAAAAATTCGACTTAAACATCATCAAATCAAGGACATTTCTGAGACAAGGcaacattaaatataatattacacATTTCTACTGTAAAACTCACACTTTGTTGGCTTTTTCCGGCGTCTCAAACTCCTTCCACAGGCTGTCCACCTGCTGGAGCTTCTGTTCATCCAGGACCTGGACAACAGAAAAAGCTGTTGATTAAAGTGCACAGACACCATCTAAATACTAGACTTACTTAAAGCCTTCAAGCGGTCGACACTaagcattgaggtaaagttggttttatattcgcagtCATTCATTTAATattccctatattgtttatcatggtACTTTGAGTGTTGGGTCTGA is drawn from Danio rerio strain Tuebingen ecotype United States chromosome 6, GRCz12tu, whole genome shotgun sequence and contains these coding sequences:
- the nop58 gene encoding nucleolar protein 58, with the translated sequence MLVLFETAAGYAIFKVLDEQKLQQVDSLWKEFETPEKANKVVKLKHFEKFQDTTEALAAATAMVEGKLGKSLKKVLKKVVAKEAHEQLAITDAKLGGVIKEKLNLSCVHSPAVAELMRGIRNQMEGLITGLPAREIAAMSLGLAHSLSRYKLKFSPDKVDTMIVQAISLLDDLDKELNNYIMRCREWYGWHFPEIGKIITDNLAYCKTVRKIGDRTNVATTELSEFLPEEIEAEVKLAAEISMGTEVSEEDIANIMHLCDQVIEISEYRTQLYDYLKNRMMAIAPNLTVMVGELVGARLISHAGSLLNLAKHPASTVQILGAEKALFRALKTRRDTPKYGLIYHASLVGQTTAKNKGKISRMLAAKTALAIRYDALGEDTNAEMGVENRAKLEARLRFLEEKGIRRISGSGKALAKADKYQHKSDVKVYDPSGDSTLPTVSKKRKIEEVEEAEEEDQPIEAKAKKVKREAPAEGEAETETPKKKKKKKRAEEEPKQEEEETAVSLVEEVREEPSKKKKKRAAEVELKEEPEETVVEETTEKKKKKKKKVKEDE